The sequence GTGGCGGCGGCGGTCCAAGAGAGGGTGAGGAAATGGTGGTTTTTGAAGGGTGCAAGCGTTTGAATGACGTGGATGATTTGTTGAAATCGTCAGCTGAATTGTTAGGGAAAGGTTGTGCCGGAACCACCTACAAGGTGGAGATGGACAGCGGTGATGTGGTGGTGGTGAAGAGGATAAGAAAGCGGCGGCGGAAGAAGGATTGTAGTGGGTGGTTGAGGATGATTGGGGGATTGAGGCATTCTAACATTGTTAGCCTTAGAGCTTACTATAATTCCAAGGATGAATTGCTTTTAGTGTATGATTTTCTCTCAAATGGAAGCTTGCACTCTCTCTTACATGGTTCGTATAATCGTAttccattttttttcttaactGTAATTTAACTTAGATTTGCAAACTAGAATTttgattgttggaattgatgaTTATGGTATAGGAAACAGAGGACCAGGGAGGACGGCAGTGGGTTGGGGGAAAAGGCTAGAAATAGCCTCAGGTGCAGCAAAAGGACTTGCATTCTTCCATGGATACAATAAAGCTAAGCTATGTCATGGAAATCTGAAATCTACAAATATATTAGTTGATGAATTGGGGAATGTCTGCATTTCTGAGATTGGCATATATCAACTATTGCAATATTCTCCCCCAAATTCAAACACTATAGCACCTGAATTATTAAACGCAAACAGCAATCAAAAGTTGAGTCAGAAGTGTGATGTATACAGCTTTGGGGTGATTATGGTGGAGATTTTGACAGGAAAAATGGCGAATGGAGAAGGAGAAACAAGTTTGGTGCGGTGGGTAAAAAGAGTTCCGCAACAAGAATGGAGTCGGGAAATATTTGATTACGAATTGTGGGGGGACAAGGATATGGAGAAGGAAATGGTGGGTCTTATGCAACTAGCTTTGCTTTGCTTAGCTCCATTGCCTAAAGATCGACCAAATATGAACATGGTTTATAGGATGATTCAAGATATTACAACAACACCAACTGTCTCTAATTCTGTTCTTAGTCATCTTTCTTCTGATTCATCTCCTTCTGTATCATTTGACACATTTTATTAATTCAATTCTGGACATACTAATAAATTATTCCTTTCCTTGCATAGTGTTTGTTTAATTAGGATTCTAGCCGAGAGAAATTAAAGATGCAAGTTTATTGAAATCAACCGAATGAAATGATTTACAATTTGTTATTTATAACATAAACATTTCAAGAgggaaaataggaaaaatgaaAACCTcactaatttgattaataaacaCAATTAAAGATCTTTCACTACAATATAGAATCTAACAGTCTTCCCTCAAGGTTGCATTGGTGGCGAAACAATGCCAAGCTTAGAAGTGAGAGTTGCAATCTGTGTAGCAAACCAAGGTTTAGTAAAAAGTTCAACTAATTGATAAGCATAATCAATGTGTGGCGTAGCTAAAAAAACCTTGCTCCACATAATCTCGAATGAAAAGAACATAAATATCAAAATGTTTAGTGCAATCATGATCAATAGGATTGGCCGCAATAGTAATAGTTGAAGTGTTATCACAAAACTGAGAAATTGGATAAATCACAGGAATTGAGGAAATCTGTAGAATATAAGTTATCTAAACTTCTATACTATACTTCAGCTGATAACCGACTAACAATTGCTTGTTTCTTCGTTTTTCAGGAGATCAAAGCTCTGCCAGTAAAGATGCAAAACCCAGTGATAAATCTTCTTGAGGTTTTACAATGCCAGAGTCACAAAACACCTTAAGTGTCAACTCAAATTGTTTAGGATAAAACAAGCCACTATTGATTGTACCCTTGACATATCTCAAAATGTGTAAGGAAGCATCGAGGTTATGTTGACATGGTTCAGACATTGATTGACTTAACAACTGTGTAGGAAAACTAATATAAAGTCTTGTAAAGCTTAAGTATAAAAGTCAGCCAATCAATCTTCTAAAAGAATCAGGAGAAGCAAGCTTATCACTTTTAGCATGAAAACCAAAACCCGATggtaattataaatatggatCATGCTTGATCCATATTTGAATCTTTAAGCAAGTCATTTAGATACTAAGTTTGGGAAACCATCAAGCCAATTTCAGATCTTGAAATTTCGATTCCCAAAAAATACTTCACATATCCCACGTCCTTGATAGTAAGTTTCTCATGTAAGTGTTGTTTAACTTGTTCAATCAACAATTTTGAAGTGCCTAATATCAGTAAATCAACAATATATAGCATAAGTACAATGAAATCTCCTTCAACAACTTTGGTTATAAACAATGATCACGAGTTGATCTAATAAGATCAAAACTCAATAAATTGGATTACATTTCCTTATTCCATTGCCTACCAGCTTGTTTATACCATATAATGACTTAACAAGTTTGCAAACTTATGTTTTATCTGCTATTCGATACAAAATgtcttaaaataataaaaaaaaacttctaatgCTAAGTAAATCGACGATTACGAGGTGGAAATTGACATCTACGATCTGTCATAGCTTGAAAACGATCTGCCGCCTCTATCTATACGGCttctttttagggttaaggtgcaaaaatacccctaacgttttgggtcagaagcaattttacccctaacatctaaaatgatgcaaatttacccctaatgttttgtagccaagagcaattttacccttaacgttgataaattggatcaatttcagacacttataaaatacagtcatttttttctttattttgcaccagttgtatatcaatttgttctaaaaaaatataatgtttttgtaatttaataataaaattggagattaatatttataaactagtttttgacccgtgcgatgcacggattcatcttaatatataaatattaacaaaaatataattaataattacaattaagggaaaagtacaaaaataaaccttgtggtttggcccattttcgaagtgcacccctgtggtttaaaagtttgcaagtcggtgccttgaacttcattccgttagcaaagaggggtaaaattgactaacggtgttaaaagtcaaaggaaaaatagttaatttggtccttatatttaataattttataaattaagcatccttattatctaactatcacaaacaaaccccaaaataaaaaattaagattcaattataccatcttctccattactctttaatttttttctttctctctcatcttttttaatttttctctctctaaaatcaagtttctctctctagaatcacAGTTCAATAATTTCTTCCCATTAAACAATGATAATTCCAAAAGgagtaatttctttttaattctaTCTTCTGGATGAGTTATCagccaaaaaaaacaaaaaaaaaaagagaaaatgaaaactaaaaatCTAATCAGAATGAAATCAAACAAAAAATTACTAAGCTATCCTGTTTCTTAATAAACTAAAGAATACAAAATAATCAAACCTCAAAATTACTTCAAACTTCCCCGCATTTGTTCATcatacaaaacaaaaacacaagtAAAAACAAACAAGCGAGTAAAAGCAAACCTGCTTGTGCAAGCGAAACAGAATCCGATGGTCATCGAGGATAAAAGGAGCATGAAGCCGGAGAAGGTCGATGGCGGAGTCAACATCACCAGCCTCCAAACACCGCCTGATCTGGCGAATGATCAATCTCGAATGgtaagaggaagaagaaacagaAGATGAAGGAGACGGAGGAGAAGATAATGGCGAAGGCGAAGAAGAAGTATCCTCGACTAAATTCTCTGATTTAGCAAAATCAATGACAAGAGAGTCTAGAGCTTCCCAGTTCACGGGCGCAGAGTCCATCTCGAATTTTCTCGGGAATTTTTTGAAGATTGAGAGAGAAAATTGCGAGTGTTTGTTTGATTTTGGAATTAATTTGATTTCTCGGCGGAAGGAGAGATTTTCTTCAATGTTGAGAGACTAGATTCAATGGTAAGAAATTATTGAACTgtgattctagagagagaaacttgattttagagagagaaaaattaaaaaagatgagagagaaagaaaaaaattaaagagtaatggagaagatggtataattgaactttaattttttattttggggtttgtttgtgatagttagataataaggatgcttaatttataaaattattaaatataaggaccaaattaactattttccctttgacttttaacaccgttagtcaattttacccctctttgctaacggaatgaggTTCAAGGCAccgacttgcaaacttttaaaccacaggggtgcacttcgaaaatgggctaaaccacaaggtttatttttgtacttttccttacaattaatgatataaaaaaagaggaagtgacacctcagctcaatcgttactgttttatattatatatatatatgcaaagaaatagagagattttagggactaatttaaattacgtagaacttttagatatagatatgcagagaattagagagattttagagattaatttaaattctgtagaactcttggatatagtacggataaaataatctttttataaataaatataataatataacaaaaattaatatattatattttttattatattttttattagtaaaaaaggaggaagtcacacctcagctccatcgttactgttttatattatatatagaatatagatatgcagagaattagagggattttagggattaatttaaattatccagaacttttagatatagatatacaaaaaattagagagattttggggattaatttaaattatgtagaacttttagatatagatatgcagagaattagagagattttagggattaatttaaattctgtagaactcttagatatagtacagataaaataatatttttataaataaatataataatataactcaagttaatatattatattttatattatattttttatcagtaaaaaaggagggagtgacacctcagctccatcgttactgttttatattatatatatatatatatatatgcagagaattagagagattttagggattaatttaaattctgtagaactcttagatataatacggataaaataatctttttataaataaatataataatataactaaagttaatatattatattttatattatattttttatcagtaaaaaaggaggaagtgacacctcagctccatcgttactgttttatatagaatatagatatgcagagaattagagggattttaaggattaatttaaattatgtagaacttttagatatagatatgcagggaattagagatattttagagattaatttaaattatatataacttttagatatagatatgcagagaattagagagattttagggattaatttaaattatgtagatctcttagatatagtacagataaaataatatttttataaataaatataataatataactaaagttaatatattatattttttattatattttttatcagtaaaaaaggaggaagtgacacctcagctccatcgttactgttttatattatatatagatatgcagagaattagagagattttagggagtaattttaattatgtagaacttttagatatagatatgcagagaattagagagattttagagattaatttaaattatgtagatctcttagatatagtacagataaaataatctttttataaataaatataataatataactaaagttaatatattatattttatattatattttttatcagtaaaaaaggaggaagtgacacctcagctccatcgttactgttttatattatatatagatatgcagagaattagagagattttagggagtaattttaattatgtagaacttttagatatagtacagataaaataatatttttataaataaatataataatataactcaagttaatatattatattttatattatattttttatcagtaaaaaaggagggagtgacacctcagctccatcgttactgttttatattatatatatatagatatgcagagaattagagagattttagggattaatttaaattctgtagaactcttagatataatacgaataaaataatctttttataaataaatataataatataactaaagttaatatattatattttttattatattttttatcagtaaaaaaggaggaagtgacacctcagctccatcgttactgttttatatagaatatagatatgtaaagaattagagggattttagggattaatttaaattatgtagaacttttagatataaatatgcagggaattagagatattttagggattaatttaaattatatataacttttagatatagatatgcagagaattagagagattttagggattaattttaattatgtagatctcttagatatagtacagataaaataatctttttataaataaatataataatataactaaagttaatatattatattttttatcagtaaaaaaggaggaagtgacacctcagctccatcgttactgttttatattatatattatatatagattcggtgaattttttgaattttttttgtctaattcgtacaaaagacagttgtagacaccggggtcggaggaccgatgaagaaaaattataaaaagtgatccaaatcagtcgattgaaataaatgatgagtcaataaaaaaataataaataaaaaaaacgttgttcgaaggaaccgtggagaccggtttgatcgaattcggaaatcgaatcgagatgacgggcgaatcggttccgcgagtgaaatcttaaatcatctcgccgagttcggggtaTTTTCACGcccttttcttatttattttatttttaataaagtcTCGGGACGATAGAGGGTTTTATTTTGGTATTCGAgcaatccaaaaaatatatatggttttgtaaaaagatcgattttataaaagttaattttataaaatcagttttgacgaaaatcattttcgatgaaaatcgttattgattttggttatttttagatgtattttctttagttaaacgtttttatttttttagtatatataaacacGGCCCCGTTAGGGGCCGGTAtttacgtcacgggccgttggacggcccgtgacggggctgggccgcccaggcccagccccctgcacttggcattcggccaagtgcattttgctgcacttggccaaatgccaagtgcaattttagtttaggatttattaaaaaaaaaaaaaaaatttaaaatcaaataataataataacaatagtaATGATAGCAATTAGCCATGGATATTTCCATGAAATTTCCTAGGCTAATTTGGCTTATCTTTGGCTCCAAGTTAgcttggagccaaaaataaactaagtttagggctccatttgcctataaataggatggagcccaAGGCATTAGAGTAGGCGAAATTGAGACCCGAACCCCTGGCAAATTTCACCGAGACCCGAAtccaaaaaaaccaaaaaaatccGACTCTAAAACActaatcaatcgacttgatttggacCCCGTTACCGATTGAAAGGTAacaatccgaggaactagacacatttcattatttattacatttttattgtttagatctacttatttatttgttattgcactttgattattttgatttgttaaattaatttttcgttttgcatttgaacaagtatttggttttggttttgaaataaaaaacttcgtttggatcccaatacgaaccgtgacccgatttaagggtagttcgggatccaaaTGTCGTAGATCCGTGTGTTTACAAATGTTTTGAACCATTGTTTtcaataaaacgtcgttttagaatCCTCCGTCACAAgccatgacccgatttgggtagttgcGGGGCTAAAATGACAAAATAGACTAGatctaatattttttataaatctgAAACTTCAAAAGGACTGTTTctgatatttttatctttttgttttattgtgTTTTGGGTCCCTTTCTGAATCTTTATAAAATCAAGGGCTGATTTGGAGTTTTTCATTTCTatctttatgtatatatattatatatatataggggggTTAAGTCTAATTAATTGTTAGTTATATATTATATGTAGATGGGTAGATAGTTTATGGATATTtggggattttttttattattgtttgaaAACCAGGGACTGATTTGGGTATTCTTCATTTTGACccatttatatatgtatatatacggataaagaggggggggggggggggggggggggggggggggggaggggagttaattttaattaattattaaattatacatatatatattggtaTGTAGTTAGGGAGTTTATGAGTatttaggggttttgttttttattgtttaataaaGCAGGGACCGATTATGAttttttacactttttgatTATTAATTGTTTATTGAGTTTTTGGGTGTTTTTTGTGGATTAGGGTATTGTAAATAAATATAGGGGTATATTAGAATGTTGTGGGGTACTTTTTGATGCtactttatttgttttaatatatatgtatatatatatatcttaaatattttatttattatatatagtatgaAAATACATAGGATATAATCTATTAgctattatttatatatatgtatatatatgatataaataataGCTAATAGATTATGAttttttacactttttgatTATTAATTGTTTATTGAGTTTATGGGTGTTTTTTTGTGGATTAGGGTATTGTAAATAAATATAGGGGTATATTAGAATGTTGTGGGGTACTTTTTGATGCtactttatttgttttaatatatatgtatatatatatatcttaaatattttatttattattactttatttgttttaatatatatgtatatatatatatcttaaatattttatttattatatatagtatgaAAATACATAGGATATAATCTATTAgctattatttatatatatgtatatatatgatatagttttctaattatttttcCTATAAGTATATATTTACTAATTACTTTTATTCTTtgactatgtatatatatatatatatatatgggtaatTATAGATTAGGTGGTTTGTGGGTTTAATGTGTTATATATATTTGTGGGGTTTAATTAGATAAGGAGGGGTTCAATCCTAAAGGGAGGAATAAATCACACAAAAGGTTTTAATTTGGCTTTTTAATTAAAGGTATTCAAATGCCTTAAAAAGGTAAATGTAATGTTTTGATTTCGTTTTCCACTCTAAGCGGTTTCTAAAAGTGTCACGTTTTGAAATCTTAAtctgttccaacgacggattaagcgaacattgtaattaaaatcgttttcattgtaaataacgaagtttttgaatcattttcctaactaaacggtttgtacaaaataaatggacttgtatgcctaatcacgtttttttggagttaaagtttttttcccacattttcaaacactcgagtcgttccaacggcgattcgagtcggtgtcatgtaaattaacgggggtttgaaacgtacctaaatcgttccaatggcgattaaggtacgaaccatgtaaataaactcgttttggggaatgagattagcatAGAAATGACATGTAAatcgaagcataaatcacactgtaaataaatcaattctttcttctatccccctctctctcctatacgctttaaatttatgcaaaatgggggattctttaataaaatggctttcaataacatgctcaaaacggttttcaaagcgagaaagaaaaggtttcaaatgaattttaaacttaaagaaatatacgattagtccgttatcgcctaacacgctaagtaggaggccggtggttcataaccgggcgatgtcggggtgcctagtagcctttctccggaaaggagctagccttctcggctcgtacctaagttttccgaaccctcaccggtctcccgcaagggatcggtgttcattttcccattcgtgggtggcgactcttccatactccgagctccggtcctgccgagcagcttgattccgcgattggttgctttcggcgccaatcaccgcttacatcgccatgaggtgtccaccccccggtccgcccggacgaggccgttcggcaccttgtctaacaagtggcgactctgctggggaagcgagaaatttgattccggaaggcgtgtattaagcccttaacggggacggatcgtattatttcttttcgtatgcattcatacgtATTATTGCAAatcttttgggtaatttccgtgaaacctctagcgagagtccattcgtcgctcgaaagaggctagcgtaagttcccccttacagtaaggcgctaaagggtccccatccattcgttaggggcgaatttgtgcggtcctgtgaggtcccgcgatcagccgtgtcagcatatagtagccttagaagttgccataggattacccgttaccatttttgatgtgataaatgaatcagttcgtgttttcaaattgccatgatacgtgtctaatcctaaaatatgtaaagaaaatgaaacgatacgttaatatatactcttaaaccgatatacaaactaccccaaaacatcgaaacgattcgaactaaagacgacttagtcatctcgtatgaatgaacttgtgcgacccgtctggtccctttccgtgtcccgaagaaggcacatgttcaggaaatgcgctatgatgtaagcacgtattagtatgaattggtttggtattaaggatagttatatctcgattcaaaagactatattaacagtagccgttattcacattctttaaataggttgggataaaacgagattatgacaaaacgaaaacaaagaacatttctgtctcgaatgaccccgttgtaacgtaaagagttttgcaaacatggcccgtcccttccgaataaaagacgagctcttacgttatgccttgcgttgttctaaagagaaatggacgtatccgcaaaagtgactaaagaaaataaaagaaaatgaaacgaccaaaatctttctgtatctacgatatatatccatcccgagagtagttaaagaaaatgaaccaatgtcgttgaatacgtgcctcgagccggtatgtacgccgtttaaaatcataaagccgaattaagctaaactgcataattgcgccatatggatgagactgtgggtttgactaatggctcgatcatttcgaccgttaccaaaactacaagaagtatggcccgacatgcgtgtttgcttaactcagccta comes from Euphorbia lathyris chromosome 8, ddEupLath1.1, whole genome shotgun sequence and encodes:
- the LOC136204116 gene encoding probable leucine-rich repeat receptor-like protein kinase At1g68400, which produces MVPYKLSFFVFFLLFFCHSHGSISSSHSDFNALLSFKKSSLVPSQFLSSWVNSTNPCFHSWFGVTCNPTTHRVTQLVLQNLNLTGSLHSLTLLSQLRLLSLNHNHLSSFSNFSFSSWPNLKLLYLSHNRLSGTFPPGISSLRRLHRLDLSHNYFTGNIPMSDLATLPHLLTLRLEANSFAGTIDSVYPLFSSISEFNVSDNILSGEIPSWLSNFPASSFSGNSDLCGSPLPRECSNQTARSQSEQPRGVVTGKKRKTWLVIMIVGVDAAAIVAAVVSIACCCYYKSRRNSRSKSNGEVIKRKEPQIGGYYYGGGGGPREGEEMVVFEGCKRLNDVDDLLKSSAELLGKGCAGTTYKVEMDSGDVVVVKRIRKRRRKKDCSGWLRMIGGLRHSNIVSLRAYYNSKDELLLVYDFLSNGSLHSLLHGNRGPGRTAVGWGKRLEIASGAAKGLAFFHGYNKAKLCHGNLKSTNILVDELGNVCISEIGIYQLLQYSPPNSNTIAPELLNANSNQKLSQKCDVYSFGVIMVEILTGKMANGEGETSLVRWVKRVPQQEWSREIFDYELWGDKDMEKEMVGLMQLALLCLAPLPKDRPNMNMVYRMIQDITTTPTVSNSVLSHLSSDSSPSVSFDTFY